The nucleotide window aaacatatacatatgtatatgttcaatTCGATACCAACGGCaactaataaaatcaattaagtaggcagaaaacaaatttcaaaatgtttattgtttAACTGAAAATACAtgcttttatattaaaaatttaaattattattaaaattcgaaattttggtCGATGTGTCTGTCGTTTTTGTTCAAAACTCCAACTCTTTACACAAATTTAACGCCgcaagaaataacaaaaattccCATATCATTTACAAATCACTCCTAAAAATACCTCAATTCATATAACACATTAATTAGCTATGAGCTGATATGTCAAACAATCAAAATCGAGAAGAAAGTCATGCATACTTTCGTTGCTTTTACAACTCACTCGTGAGGAACGTCATGGTTTCCATGCAATAACGGCGCTGCAGCACTGTTTTCTACAAACAAGTCGAAAAAATGTTGCTTACAATTAAGCCATATGCGCCTTAAAATGTTTCGAAATCTTTTACAAATCTACAAAGCTAGCCAAAATGCTTGTGAGAGAACCCTGCCGGCTATGTTGCCGCCTTCCCAAGCAACGAATCAAGCCAGCAAGCAAACCAGCGCACCAAACCCAAAACAACCTGCGGCGATTGCTACACCTGAAACGTTTGAGCTAATTAACGTGCAACACTGACAAGCAGCTCCCCACGTTTTCCTAATCCTTCTGcttcttttatttcttcgaaaaaaaaaacaaaaaaattcagcgCAACATTGTTGCTGCCATTAAAGTATAAAGACAAGCACATTCAAGCTTGGCTTATAGATATGTTTAGCTGAGCTTGCATGTAGTTGGTGTTGTTGGAGGAGGTGTAGAGCGAGAAAACGAGCAGCGTAAGTCATCGCTCGCATCAAGTGCAACCACGAAATTATACAAATcacttcaaataattttttccccGACAAATGAAATGTAGAATTAGATTAAATCATTTAAACCGCAAATCACGATTTCAGATTCTCTCGTCTATTGCGTCTATTGTGTGTAAGTAATAGCTCGAACGAGCACAAAACAACTTCGATAAGAAAGACATAAGTCTAAAGCTTACAGCGGATCCAACAACCTGTACAAATGTGGCTCAACTGTGCTCACCATCTGTCTCGCCAACTCGCAGACGGTGCTGCACATTACCCGCGACAGCTGAGGCTGACGGCTTGATGGATTTGCTAGCGAGTTTTGGGCGTAATGGCTGCGAAATCACTGTGGTTCGCCAGTTAGCAGGCAAAAAAATACGAATAtgtaagtttttatataaagatataGATATGTGCTTGGTGGTTTGAAAGACAGATATCTTATTCTTCGTAAGATATTTGAGTACTTAAtatcgcaaataaaaatatattgtaatgtgtaacaattattttaagaatctcCGATTGGAGAGtagtgaatcgaacaaactagACCAGTTGTTTGAACAGTTTGGCAAGACTTGTAAAGCAACCTTGCACTAACTTAACTTTTCTCTTGTGATTCAGTTATATTAATAGTAAACTTAGCCGTGGAGCTCTTCCAAGCTTTCAAGCAACTCATTCAAagccttcttctttactggcgtagacatcgcttacgtgattataggCGAGGGAGGATGCGGTCAGGTGTAGAGGGCCACGCAAGttaggaaagttttctgatagCCATTGGgtgtggccagaaatgattcttttacatatggctgaagtagctcacaacttccggtcctagactaagtatcctttgggtagcGAAAGAacatttgaaagcgagctaaaatgagaagacgaaacatcccctctacagggttgtgcgctgggcttgggacccgccacgtaaaaaaggCTACCGATGAAAACTAATCGactgcctcggatgagagactcaTTCAAATCCCCAAAAgctattacatacatatctcttgATATATCTAACCGGTAGTCATTAGTCGAAGTCAGAATCAACAtgcaaaaaatatcatttatttatacagtttatcatttaaatttacttGGGATCCCAAacaatatcttcacaaaatcaCTATTCAAACAATTAAGCCAGCGTTGCCAAACCAATACGCTTATTGGCCATATCGAATTCGGTATAGAAGCCACTCAAGAAAGAATCTCCTAAAATCCAATAATCAGTGGTACTCTTTTGAACGTCAACCAGATTTGAAGGAAGTGCATAGATCGTGCCGCCAATCACAAATACCATATCCGGCAAAGATTGTGaggaattttcaaaaacttccaTGAAAAGCTTGTAAGCACCATCAGGCATAAGTATTACACTGCTGCCAGTATCTACAACAGCTTCACAGCCATCCTTGCATAACAAGCGTTCACCGAATTGCACGGTATCCATTTTGATTTGCCAACGATCTTTCTTCGTGATTTGCACATAGTTCAAGTTGCCTTGGTAACGCGATGTGTCTGAGCCACCCAATATAAGTTCACCACCCTGAACGGACGAGCCATTTGTTGCGAAATATAATGAGAATATTTCCTGTTCCAGCAACTTTTGCGACCACATATTGTTGAACACTGGCGTAACATCGTCCACAGCGAGCGTTGGAAAGCCCATGCCCAAGATACCGTCAAAACCCAGTTGAGTAAACGAGTCATCAACCTCAGTTACGATTTCGGCGAAAACTTGATTCTCCACAACTATACCAGCCACGCGTACCGTGTCCTGTGAAAGATAACCAACTACGCCGCCTTGACTATAGTCCATATAAAAGCCTGTACCGTTGGCGACGTAGGTGCTGGACGCGCTAGAGTTGTATTTTTGGTGACTGAGACACGTTTGACTGCAGGCGCTGCATTTGACCGAAGGCACCCACAAGTTGGAAGAGCCGGTGTCGAAGGACACGAGGAAATCCTGTGGCGGTGTGCCGATCGTAATTTGTCCATAATATTGCTTGTTCGCTTGATTGGTCAGTGGTTCATGGCCTACACTGGCATTGGCGGTGGTGGTGACTGCGTCCAGCGCATATTTGGCGCGCACGATTTCCGCCTCGGCTGCCGAGTTTTCGGGTGTTCTCTGGTAGTTGGGATTCCTATAGATCGGTATGCGCTGCAAATCGGCCGCGGCTAAAGTTGCGCATAGCGCTAGTAATAGAGTAGTCTTTaacattttcagtttttgcTGCGGcgcaagaagaagaaaataaagtgCTATTAAGTGTTGCTGTGTGAATTTACTTATTCAATTCACTCACCTTCAAACCGTTGCTCTTaacaattgaaacaaaatatacagcACTTCTCAAGTTCACCGCTTTTATATACTTCTTGTTATCGATTTTTtcttatcatttaaatatttgttgtatttataaacaaaaatgtcaCAAATTTTATAATCGATGAGGCTCCCATCGTTGTTGTTTATATCTAGATAGAAAAAAAGAAGGCGTGTGCAGCTTAATCGACGACCTGTTTCCGATTAATCGTTAAATTATACTTAGTTGATATTAAAAAGACTATAATATATTCGTGTATTGGAAAATATGATCGTTACTAATGGATTCTATTGTGCACCGCCTGAGCTCTAAACGAGCATTTTACACCGATACTCTGaaagaactaaatttttttcaaaaattattttcataaattcatcAAAGGTTGCCTTACaattaacactttttataaaatatataattaaatctcTTATTTCTCCCATATACGTAATCTTCCAACCAAATCAGTTGAAGCTGAAAATAAACCAGTTGAAAAATATGTCTACCGATTTGATTGATCACTTTtcgatatattttataataaaattgcaaGATAGTGATAAAAAGTCTTatgcttaaaaatttaatgataagAAAATGCATTTTCAGTACACTTCAGCTTGTCCACTCCCAATTTTAAAGCGACCCGGTGACTGACGGTCTCAATTCATAAAATCAATTgatgaatcgaacaaacaatttttattttcgcaaaacctttgtgcataaaaaagcaaagtaaataaaatgaaatgcatATTAATGTAAGtaggattttttattattaaagtaaaaattaaacgaagaaatattttgtaattaatagtTAAGGTGAAATAACAGCTAATCTTAAAAAGGTTTTAATAGCTAGTAGGATAAGAAAATATGGTAAGATCTAAAACTTCTAAGCAGTGAAATAATTATTGACACAGTTACTGTTGACTGACGTTTCTACGAGTATTagagtaaattattattttttaatatctattGTGTACTACTTGTGTGCTACTGGTGTATAGTTGTCGATCTACTTTTGACGTTACCTTTCCACACAGGCCGCGGCATACtagaaaatgcatttaaaaaccCTAACACACATATTTGAAAAGTGcgctttaaaatatttggcaattttattaaaaagaaaccaaaataactgaaaaaactGTGTTTAAATCGGACACAAAATTACTAAGCATATCccttctgtctgtatatacaggAACTAGTTCTTCAGTTTTTGTAATATCGATTGAAATTTCacacacgtctttttctcccACAAAAAAGATGTTCCtttgtcggaaccgtcgatatcggactcCCATAGCCATATGACCTGATCGATCAAACTCAAATCCTACTTGTTTTACTTGACCGGATATCTTCACCAAGTTCAGCATAGAGAACTATTCAAGAGAAAGGTAcaaactccaaaaaaattgttcagatccgaCTACTATAGTATTTaggtcatacaaactgagcgatcaaaatcaagttctggGAAAGTCATGTTAatataacaggtcaattgaaaagtccctggcctgacatatagatggcgccactagaattaaatacatatgatttttatttagccttaaccttcaaaaggcgcgtgtataaatttgacagctgtcggatcattagtttgtgaattattttattttgagggaagcaaattttgttattttgaaaaaatggataaaaggtataaaatattagaatttttaagggaaaaaatacagttggagcaaaaacttggcttgacgACGAGTTTTCGAGGAAAATCAGCATCAAGGATTGATATGCAAAATTTAGACGTCGTGAAATAAGCACCGaagaggttgttaccgacgtaaatataaaaaaggttcaGAACATAATTATAGTATCTGCTAATGTCAACTGATTGTATACATCCATATCATTCACATCATATCATGAGTAAgttctgtgcaaagtgggtgccgcacGAGCTCACTTTTTACCAAAACCCACGGCGGGTTAGTGATTCGAAGCagattttggagatgttcaagcgtaatagaCCCGAGATTTTGCGGCAACATGcatccatcatttcactccgaagtccaatcgacaatcATCCGAGTGAACTGTATACGATTAACGCGCTCAAAAGCATGAAAAACGCCACAGTCGGTTGGCA belongs to Bactrocera dorsalis isolate Fly_Bdor chromosome 1, ASM2337382v1, whole genome shotgun sequence and includes:
- the LOC105230792 gene encoding lysosomal aspartic protease, which gives rise to MLKTTLLLALCATLAAADLQRIPIYRNPNYQRTPENSAAEAEIVRAKYALDAVTTTANASVGHEPLTNQANKQYYGQITIGTPPQDFLVSFDTGSSNLWVPSVKCSACSQTCLSHQKYNSSASSTYVANGTGFYMDYSQGGVVGYLSQDTVRVAGIVVENQVFAEIVTEVDDSFTQLGFDGILGMGFPTLAVDDVTPVFNNMWSQKLLEQEIFSLYFATNGSSVQGGELILGGSDTSRYQGNLNYVQITKKDRWQIKMDTVQFGERLLCKDGCEAVVDTGSSVILMPDGAYKLFMEVFENSSQSLPDMVFVIGGTIYALPSNLVDVQKSTTDYWILGDSFLSGFYTEFDMANKRIGLATLA